In the genome of Puniceibacterium sp. IMCC21224, one region contains:
- a CDS encoding GntR family transcriptional regulator, with translation MGRDMKSGKNTISSDVYSRLREDIICCRVPPGSKLNIQQIVRDHGVSLGAVREALSKLSAEGLVQSFQRRGYVVPELTRENLVQLTAARIEIEKLCLRNAIEHASLEWESEIIASVYRLNSTPYLTGVPSILSPEWALAHKYFHNALVASCENTWLLKMRSLLYDQSERYRQYSVPMAKSVRNVQTEHSEIAEAVRLKDIAKSEVLISQHFQRTCTILVEALE, from the coding sequence ATGGGGCGAGATATGAAGTCGGGTAAGAACACAATATCCTCGGACGTTTACAGTCGTCTTCGCGAAGACATCATTTGCTGTCGCGTACCGCCAGGGTCAAAGCTCAACATCCAGCAGATCGTGCGCGATCATGGGGTCAGCCTCGGTGCTGTCCGTGAGGCGCTGTCAAAACTATCTGCCGAAGGCCTTGTCCAATCATTCCAGCGACGCGGCTACGTGGTTCCGGAACTGACTAGGGAAAATCTGGTTCAGCTGACCGCGGCTCGCATCGAGATCGAGAAACTGTGCCTCCGAAATGCTATTGAGCACGCAAGCCTAGAGTGGGAGTCCGAGATCATCGCGTCCGTGTACAGGTTAAATAGCACGCCATATCTAACAGGGGTACCTTCAATACTTTCGCCCGAATGGGCTTTGGCACACAAGTATTTCCACAATGCGCTGGTCGCTTCGTGTGAAAATACTTGGCTGTTGAAGATGCGGTCCCTTCTTTACGATCAAAGTGAGCGTTACCGACAGTATTCTGTTCCGATGGCAAAGTCAGTTCGCAACGTTCAGACTGAGCATTCTGAAATAGCAGAGGCTGTAAGGTTAAAAGATATTGCGAAATCTGAAGTACTTATTTCTCAACATTTCCAGCGAACCTGTACAATCCTTGTGGAGGCGCTAGAGTAG
- a CDS encoding nuclear transport factor 2 family protein — MTDATQSAVEVTQAFLAAIFSGAMETAMALTSPDAVFISTNPRDNPGNPMHGTFTGHDGAAAFFSGFAEVLEPGDFEVITAFGDESHAAFYGKLRHTVRATGRPFLSDWALITRIEYGKIALYHFYEDTEALSEAMS, encoded by the coding sequence ATGACCGACGCAACACAATCCGCCGTAGAGGTTACTCAAGCCTTCCTCGCTGCGATCTTCTCGGGTGCGATGGAAACCGCCATGGCCCTGACTTCGCCCGATGCAGTCTTCATTTCGACCAACCCACGCGACAATCCCGGCAATCCAATGCACGGAACCTTTACCGGCCATGACGGCGCCGCCGCGTTCTTTTCTGGTTTTGCCGAGGTTCTGGAACCGGGCGATTTTGAAGTGATTACGGCGTTTGGCGACGAGAGCCATGCCGCGTTCTATGGCAAACTGAGGCACACCGTGCGTGCTACTGGCAGGCCGTTCCTCAGCGATTGGGCCTTGATAACACGGATCGAGTACGGAAAGATCGCGCTCTACCACTTCTACGAGGATACCGAGGCGCTGAGCGAAGCCATGAGTTGA
- a CDS encoding zinc-binding dehydrogenase, with protein MAIQVGRMVAGLTIIATASRSETRDWCLNLGADAVIDHSGDMAAEVTVRDLPAPDLILLAADPDTHFPILAAMLAPQGRICCIVPFDTPPDVNLLMQKSAALTWEFMFTRAMFVTPDRARQGIILNRLASLIDAGRLTPAAPEILGPINAANLRAAHSRIEGKRTIGKLVLAGFPPTTINQGAS; from the coding sequence ATGGCAATCCAGGTCGGTAGGATGGTGGCTGGCCTGACCATTATCGCCACCGCGTCACGGAGTGAAACGCGTGATTGGTGTCTGAACCTTGGCGCGGACGCAGTGATCGACCATTCGGGCGACATGGCCGCAGAAGTGACTGTACGCGACCTGCCTGCACCGGACCTGATCCTTTTGGCTGCCGATCCTGACACGCACTTCCCGATACTCGCGGCCATGCTCGCGCCGCAAGGACGCATCTGCTGTATCGTCCCGTTTGACACACCGCCCGACGTGAATCTGCTGATGCAGAAAAGCGCCGCGCTGACCTGGGAATTCATGTTCACGCGGGCCATGTTCGTCACCCCTGATCGGGCACGGCAAGGCATCATCCTAAACCGTTTGGCGAGCTTGATCGATGCCGGTCGACTGACTCCCGCCGCGCCCGAAATTCTCGGTCCGATTAATGCTGCCAACCTGCGCGCGGCCCATTCCCGGATCGAGGGCAAGCGCACCATTGGCAAGCTGGTGCTTGCCGGATTTCCCCCAACCACAATCAACCAAGGAGCTTCCTGA
- a CDS encoding PIN domain-containing protein, producing the protein MDRATRDCLVTGYEALVPALILPDPDDRHVLAAAIVGRCDAIVTQNLKDFPPEALEPFGIETQHPDDFFRNQLSLAPGLVCSALRKVRARLKSPPESVDEYLSILTQQGLVATVADLDQFADLL; encoded by the coding sequence ATGGACAGGGCCACACGCGACTGCCTGGTCACCGGCTATGAGGCCTTGGTGCCGGCCCTCATATTGCCGGATCCCGACGACCGGCACGTTCTGGCGGCCGCGATCGTCGGGCGCTGTGACGCCATCGTCACTCAGAACCTGAAGGACTTCCCACCAGAGGCACTTGAACCATTCGGCATCGAGACCCAGCACCCCGACGACTTTTTTCGGAACCAGCTTTCTCTCGCGCCCGGTCTGGTCTGCTCCGCGCTACGCAAAGTTCGCGCCCGCCTCAAAAGCCCGCCCGAGAGCGTTGACGAATATCTGTCGATCCTGACGCAACAAGGGCTGGTCGCAACTGTTGCTGACCTAGACCAGTTTGCCGATCTGCTCTGA
- a CDS encoding lytic transglycosylase domain-containing protein, translating to MAETTSSLRSFTGDDDAQNGPLPDRLFLFAAPQSRGDDDPLSDVTAAAAVAPRAVRASPEILHAIETTALRYGSHDALRQAGLSVSDWALFYRANIEVESAYNPGALSPVGAIGLGQLMPDTARDLGVDPHDLAQNLDGSARYLLMMLEEFGDPALALAAYNAGPHAVTRHGGIPPFRETQGHVARVTAVFQRLRGDLS from the coding sequence ATGGCCGAGACCACGAGCAGCCTGCGCTCGTTCACCGGCGACGACGATGCCCAGAATGGGCCCCTTCCAGATCGCCTCTTTCTTTTTGCAGCGCCGCAGTCCCGCGGGGATGATGATCCCCTGAGCGATGTGACGGCTGCAGCAGCGGTCGCCCCGCGCGCGGTCCGCGCCTCACCCGAAATCCTCCACGCCATCGAGACCACCGCCTTGCGTTACGGCAGTCATGACGCTCTGCGTCAGGCAGGTCTGTCGGTCAGTGATTGGGCGCTGTTCTACCGCGCCAATATCGAGGTCGAAAGCGCCTACAATCCTGGCGCTCTGAGCCCGGTCGGGGCAATCGGGCTTGGGCAACTGATGCCCGACACCGCGCGCGATCTCGGCGTTGACCCGCACGACCTTGCTCAGAACCTCGACGGCTCGGCCCGATACCTTCTGATGATGCTCGAGGAGTTCGGCGATCCCGCGCTGGCGCTCGCGGCCTACAATGCCGGTCCCCATGCGGTCACCCGCCATGGCGGCATTCCCCCCTTTCGAGAAACCCAAGGCCATGTGGCCCGTGTGACAGCCGTGTTCCAGCGGCTGAGAGGAGACCTTTCGTGA
- a CDS encoding TrbC/VirB2 family protein produces the protein MTSKSSLVALGAMALIVLAGPALAQSIDLSPVQTLLQGIVDAITGPLGIVIGTLALIGVFLSWLFGILDFRQALWVVVAIAGIAAAPTIVAAIWTT, from the coding sequence GTGACGTCCAAATCTTCCCTTGTCGCGCTCGGCGCGATGGCCCTTATCGTGCTGGCGGGCCCGGCGCTGGCCCAAAGCATCGACCTCTCGCCCGTGCAGACGCTGCTGCAAGGCATCGTCGACGCGATCACCGGCCCCTTGGGCATCGTGATCGGCACGCTCGCGCTGATCGGCGTGTTCCTCTCCTGGCTCTTCGGAATCTTGGATTTCCGTCAGGCGCTCTGGGTCGTGGTCGCGATCGCAGGCATCGCCGCGGCGCCCACCATCGTCGCCGCCATCTGGACGACCTGA
- a CDS encoding type IV secretion system protein VirB3, translated as MSDQSRVFIGLLRPPKLMGLPIMYAMVWLFGSTLLFLWVQSWVVAVFAGLAWPALWKAADWDPNFLDVLVITLQETPPTTNRKLHGGDSYAP; from the coding sequence ATGTCCGACCAGTCCCGCGTGTTCATCGGCCTTCTCAGGCCACCCAAGCTGATGGGCTTGCCGATCATGTATGCCATGGTCTGGCTCTTCGGCTCGACGCTTCTGTTCCTCTGGGTCCAGAGCTGGGTGGTGGCTGTGTTCGCGGGCTTGGCCTGGCCGGCGCTTTGGAAAGCCGCGGACTGGGATCCGAACTTCCTCGATGTCCTCGTGATCACCTTGCAGGAAACCCCGCCCACGACGAACCGCAAGCTTCACGGGGGCGACAGCTATGCCCCGTGA